Proteins from one Leptonema illini DSM 21528 genomic window:
- the gpmI gene encoding 2,3-bisphosphoglycerate-independent phosphoglycerate mutase, which yields MKLSLNRTGRSVSGPVVLVIMDGVGLYKGRAEGYPGNAVDLAGAPFLKDQLQHAPIRLQLKAHGTAVGMPSDEDMGNSEVGHNALGAGRIFDQGAKLVAGAIASGQLFTGSAWMDLVGSRENPGAAVKGATLHFIGLLSDGNVHSHIDHLIAMLRKAHEAGVRQVRLHILLDGRDVDETSALLYVDKLEAVLKELDATGKNYRIASGGGRMKVTMDRYEADWSMVELGWKTHVAGEGRQFASAKEAIETFRNEIPGVTDQDLPAFVIGESGAPVGQIKDGDAVIFFNFRGDRAIEISRAFVESDFNVFERHPKVSVKYAGMMQYDGDLKMPPVFLVDPPAIDETLTEYLVAAGVKQYALSETQKFGHVTYFWNGNNSAKISEALETWEEIPSDVISFDRKPRMKADEIGAALVKAIESGEYGFLRVNFANGDMVGHTGILDAAVAAVEAVDQNLPRILEAVNKKGGILLVTADHGNCEQMYEVNKKTGEPLKNDKGGFASKTSHTLNPVPFLVLGNVDGLEASGVAGAGLANVAATVMTLLGFEPPAGYLPSVLRWK from the coding sequence GTGAAACTTTCTTTAAACCGCACCGGACGTTCCGTATCCGGTCCTGTCGTACTTGTAATCATGGACGGCGTTGGCCTGTATAAAGGCCGAGCCGAAGGCTATCCCGGCAACGCCGTCGACCTCGCCGGCGCCCCTTTTCTCAAAGACCAGCTCCAGCATGCTCCGATCCGGCTGCAGCTGAAGGCTCATGGAACGGCCGTGGGCATGCCCTCCGACGAAGACATGGGTAACTCTGAGGTCGGTCATAACGCCCTTGGAGCCGGTCGCATCTTCGATCAGGGCGCGAAGCTTGTAGCCGGCGCCATCGCATCGGGTCAGCTTTTTACAGGATCTGCCTGGATGGATCTCGTAGGCTCTCGCGAGAATCCCGGCGCCGCCGTCAAAGGTGCGACGCTTCACTTTATCGGGCTTCTATCGGACGGTAACGTTCACAGCCATATCGATCATCTCATCGCCATGCTGCGCAAGGCGCACGAGGCCGGCGTAAGGCAGGTTCGTCTGCACATCCTGCTTGATGGTCGCGACGTCGATGAAACAAGCGCCCTGCTCTATGTCGATAAACTCGAGGCCGTGCTCAAAGAACTCGATGCAACAGGTAAAAACTATCGCATCGCCTCGGGCGGCGGACGCATGAAGGTGACGATGGATCGCTATGAAGCCGACTGGAGCATGGTCGAGCTCGGCTGGAAGACGCACGTCGCCGGCGAAGGACGCCAGTTTGCATCGGCTAAAGAGGCCATCGAGACCTTTCGCAACGAGATCCCTGGCGTCACCGATCAGGACCTGCCTGCCTTTGTCATCGGCGAGAGCGGAGCTCCCGTCGGCCAGATCAAAGACGGTGATGCCGTAATCTTCTTTAATTTCCGAGGAGACCGCGCCATCGAGATCAGTCGGGCCTTTGTCGAATCCGACTTCAACGTGTTTGAGCGGCATCCGAAGGTTTCGGTGAAGTATGCGGGTATGATGCAGTATGACGGCGATTTAAAGATGCCTCCGGTCTTTCTCGTCGATCCGCCGGCCATCGACGAAACGCTTACGGAGTATCTGGTGGCGGCGGGCGTGAAGCAATATGCGTTATCCGAAACGCAGAAATTCGGTCATGTCACGTATTTCTGGAACGGCAACAACTCGGCGAAGATCAGCGAGGCGCTTGAAACCTGGGAGGAGATCCCCTCTGACGTCATCTCTTTTGATCGTAAACCGCGCATGAAGGCCGACGAGATCGGCGCCGCTCTTGTAAAGGCCATCGAAAGCGGCGAATATGGCTTCTTGCGCGTGAACTTTGCAAACGGCGATATGGTCGGTCATACGGGCATACTCGATGCCGCCGTCGCCGCCGTCGAGGCCGTCGATCAGAATCTACCGCGCATCCTTGAAGCCGTAAATAAAAAGGGCGGCATCCTGCTTGTCACGGCCGACCACGGAAACTGCGAACAGATGTATGAGGTGAACAAGAAAACGGGCGAACCTCTGAAGAACGATAAAGGCGGCTTTGCAAGTAAAACAAGCCACACTCTTAATCCCGTGCCCTTCCTCGTTCTCGGCAACGTCGATGGGCTTGAGGCTTCAGGCGTTGCCGGTGCGGGCCTGGCTAACGTCGCCGCAACGGTAATGACGCTGCTTGGCTTCGAACCGCCGGCCGGTTACCTGCCCTCCGTTCTTCGCTGGAAGTAA
- a CDS encoding CTP synthase yields MSARYIFITGGVCSSLGKGVTVAALGTLLESRGYRVTMQKMDPYINIDPGTMSPFQHGEVYVTDDGAETDLDLGYYERFTRNTKFTRANSVSTGQIYNAVIQRERRGDYLGRTVQVIPHITNEIKKRITDLTNDEEIDFVIVEIGGTVGDIESVPFLEAIRQMRREKGREGVCFIHLTLVPTITAAGEAKTKPTQHSVKELMTYGIQPDVLVCRVRTPLSQDMKEKLSLFCNVRNENIISASDIQNSIYEIPEMYRNERLDQVVLDHFQMEAKRLNFKKWTEILDIIHNPSRDVRIAVVGKYIALQDAYRSVYEGLMHGGIASQVNVQFVKVDPEELERTDDLSVLHDVHGILVPGGFGNRGIEGKLMAIRYAREHKIPFFGICLGMQCAVIEYARNVLGWQNANSTEFNPAAEYPVISLLEEQMGLEQKGGTMRLGGFPALITENTLAHKEYGATRIRERHRHRFEFTYRYRAEMEKAGLIFSGISPDKQLVEIVELKQSQHPWFLGCQFHPEFQSKPTEPNPLFAGFVRAAAAHAKEHEKKEKKK; encoded by the coding sequence ATGAGTGCCCGCTATATTTTCATTACCGGAGGAGTTTGCTCGTCCCTTGGAAAAGGTGTGACCGTCGCTGCTCTTGGAACTCTGCTCGAAAGCCGTGGATACCGCGTTACGATGCAGAAGATGGATCCCTACATCAATATCGACCCCGGAACGATGAGTCCGTTTCAGCATGGCGAGGTCTATGTTACCGACGACGGGGCCGAAACCGATCTCGATCTCGGCTACTACGAACGCTTTACAAGAAATACGAAATTCACCCGGGCAAACTCTGTCAGCACGGGGCAGATCTATAACGCCGTCATACAGCGGGAAAGACGCGGCGATTATCTGGGCCGCACGGTTCAGGTTATTCCCCATATCACTAACGAGATCAAGAAACGCATCACCGATCTGACCAATGACGAAGAGATCGACTTCGTGATCGTTGAGATCGGCGGCACCGTCGGCGATATCGAGTCCGTTCCGTTTCTCGAAGCCATCCGACAGATGCGACGCGAAAAGGGGCGAGAGGGCGTTTGCTTCATTCATCTGACGCTTGTGCCGACGATTACGGCAGCCGGTGAGGCGAAAACGAAACCGACGCAGCACAGCGTAAAGGAGCTGATGACCTACGGTATTCAGCCCGACGTGCTTGTCTGTCGCGTGCGCACTCCGCTCAGTCAGGATATGAAAGAGAAGCTCTCTCTTTTCTGCAACGTGCGCAACGAGAATATCATCTCAGCCTCTGATATTCAGAACAGCATCTATGAGATTCCCGAGATGTATCGCAACGAGAGGCTCGATCAGGTCGTACTCGATCATTTTCAGATGGAAGCGAAGCGCCTGAACTTCAAGAAGTGGACGGAGATCCTCGACATCATTCATAATCCGAGCCGTGACGTGCGTATCGCCGTCGTCGGTAAGTATATCGCCCTTCAAGACGCCTATCGTTCCGTGTATGAAGGCCTGATGCATGGCGGAATCGCCTCGCAGGTTAACGTTCAATTCGTTAAAGTTGACCCAGAAGAGCTGGAACGCACTGACGACCTGTCCGTACTGCATGACGTGCATGGCATCCTTGTTCCCGGCGGCTTCGGCAACAGAGGCATCGAGGGCAAGCTGATGGCCATCCGCTATGCGCGGGAGCATAAGATACCGTTCTTCGGCATCTGTCTTGGAATGCAGTGCGCCGTGATCGAATACGCCCGCAATGTGCTCGGCTGGCAGAACGCGAATTCAACGGAGTTCAATCCTGCCGCTGAATATCCCGTCATCTCCCTTCTTGAGGAGCAGATGGGGCTCGAACAGAAAGGCGGCACGATGCGACTGGGCGGATTCCCGGCGCTGATCACCGAGAACACGCTTGCTCATAAAGAATACGGAGCGACGCGCATCCGGGAGCGACACCGTCATCGTTTCGAGTTCACCTATCGCTACAGAGCTGAGATGGAGAAGGCCGGTCTTATCTTTTCGGGCATCAGCCCCGACAAGCAGCTGGTCGAGATCGTCGAGCTGAAGCAATCGCAGCATCCCTGGTTTCTTGGATGCCAGTTTCATCCTGAATTTCAGTCGAAGCCCACCGAGCCTAACCCTCTTTTCGCCGGCTTTGTGCGAGCTGCGGCCGCTCATGCAAAAGAGCATGAGAAGAAAGAGAAGAAAAAGTAA
- a CDS encoding sensor domain-containing diguanylate cyclase: protein MDDSQTDGADHSLLHLYASIGKLITSSLDFRHIVEGVMKEIQTFFNPTHWSLMRVDANSDELFFVVAEGIDLKRIENIRLKTGEGIAGYVAQTGEPVFVPDARSDDRFSRKVDEQTGFETRSVMAVPLRFRERVYGVIELINRYDGGGYTHQDFIVIQTIADFAAIAFANAMLYEETRDLAHRDPLTGVFNRRRLEDLRAEWTGRRSEDRGCALAVIDLDNFKAINDGAGHQAGDRALCYIAHYLQLLIRGTDRIFRIGGDEFLVLIQNSSPDKLPEILGRLEASLNRLQERCGEHDPAFAFSYGLSTGRLDDLDSVMHQADLDMYSRKKNGGVHPRLQESADS, encoded by the coding sequence ATGGATGATTCTCAGACCGACGGAGCCGACCATTCCCTGCTGCATCTCTATGCAAGCATCGGCAAGCTGATCACCTCGTCTCTCGATTTCAGACATATCGTCGAAGGCGTGATGAAGGAGATTCAGACCTTCTTTAATCCGACGCACTGGAGCCTGATGCGGGTCGATGCGAACTCCGACGAGCTCTTCTTTGTCGTCGCCGAAGGCATCGATCTGAAGCGTATCGAGAACATCCGGCTGAAAACAGGGGAGGGCATCGCCGGATACGTCGCCCAGACCGGGGAGCCCGTTTTCGTTCCCGACGCCCGCTCAGATGATCGATTCTCGCGCAAGGTGGACGAGCAGACCGGGTTCGAGACGCGATCGGTCATGGCCGTTCCGCTTCGTTTTCGAGAAAGGGTGTATGGCGTTATCGAGCTGATCAACCGCTACGACGGCGGCGGCTACACGCATCAGGATTTTATCGTTATACAGACCATCGCCGATTTTGCCGCCATCGCCTTCGCAAACGCCATGCTTTACGAAGAGACGAGAGATCTCGCCCATCGTGATCCGCTGACGGGCGTTTTCAATCGCCGCCGGCTTGAGGATCTTCGCGCAGAGTGGACAGGCAGACGCAGCGAAGATCGAGGCTGCGCCCTTGCCGTCATCGATCTGGATAACTTCAAGGCGATCAACGACGGCGCCGGGCATCAGGCCGGAGATCGGGCGCTCTGCTATATCGCGCATTATCTTCAGCTGTTGATACGCGGAACGGACCGAATTTTTCGCATCGGAGGGGATGAGTTCCTTGTACTGATTCAGAATTCGTCTCCCGATAAGCTGCCTGAAATCCTCGGACGCCTCGAAGCCTCGTTAAACAGATTGCAGGAGCGTTGTGGCGAGCATGATCCGGCCTTTGCATTTTCGTACGGGCTGTCTACAGGCAGACTGGATGATCTGGATTCCGTAATGCATCAGGCCGATCTCGACATGTATTCCCGCAAGAAAAATGGTGGAGTACATCCCCGCTTGCAGGAGTCTGCCGATTCATGA
- a CDS encoding type II toxin-antitoxin system RelE/ParE family toxin, with translation MRGYKFDAAVDREFTEAIKYYRIRSSRAARNFVEEFDRCLTYVCTFPEGSTVRETLVRSKSLHRYPYNILYMLHDDIVYIVAVAHQSRHPDYWKDRLRDAHD, from the coding sequence ATGAGAGGATATAAATTCGATGCGGCGGTCGACAGAGAATTCACGGAGGCGATAAAATACTATCGGATCAGATCCAGTCGGGCAGCCCGAAACTTTGTAGAAGAATTTGATCGGTGCCTCACCTATGTATGTACCTTTCCCGAGGGTTCTACGGTTCGAGAGACGTTGGTTCGATCAAAGAGTCTGCATCGTTACCCTTACAATATTCTGTACATGCTCCATGATGATATTGTCTATATCGTGGCGGTAGCCCACCAGAGCCGTCATCCCGACTACTGGAAAGATCGCTTGAGGGATGCTCATGACTAA
- a CDS encoding addiction module protein — protein sequence MAKLTLEEVREAVKELTPEERELLFLDLSEEVEKTDPEIEKAWIAEAEKRAQAILDGKAKLLEGDVVMAKARAMVHERI from the coding sequence ATGGCTAAGTTGACTCTGGAAGAAGTGAGAGAAGCGGTGAAGGAACTGACGCCCGAAGAACGAGAGCTTCTTTTCCTGGATCTCTCTGAAGAAGTGGAAAAGACAGATCCGGAAATAGAGAAAGCCTGGATCGCCGAAGCGGAAAAGCGTGCGCAGGCAATCCTTGATGGTAAAGCGAAACTGCTCGAAGGCGATGTCGTGATGGCGAAGGCCCGGGCCATGGTGCATGAGAGGATATAA
- a CDS encoding DUF1343 domain-containing protein: MLIDPVDRLLDVLPREMRVGLLANQVSFSFARNRYSFEVIPGLERVFLPEHGLFAELQDQIPIDSVSPYRFLRDVQWVSLYGERESSLLPDASLLKDLDMIIVDVQDVGARYYTFLTSVFYTMQVALTLENPPAFCIVDRPNPAGRAVEGTPLQSRYASFVGVPGVPHRHGLTAAELLLYYRDRHPDLKNGHRLKFAVIPYDHSIPIKDETGWLTKEIDRRTAMQPPWTIPPSPNMPSPITPLVYAGQCLLEGTNLSEGRGTTRPFEIFGAPYIDENWMMSLAQRDEIRQDDLSLRPLRFIPTFHKFAGSVCNGWQLLPLGRRFHSLLFSLALLRLIKERFADFAWRTETYEYRDDLLAIEMLAGDDRLLEYLNGRGKRSELQQYLEAEELRWVEQAQPYVLYADILTPTVEQG, from the coding sequence ATGCTCATTGATCCCGTCGATCGCCTGCTTGATGTCCTTCCCCGCGAGATGCGCGTCGGACTACTTGCCAATCAGGTATCCTTTTCTTTTGCCAGAAATCGTTATTCATTTGAGGTTATCCCTGGACTTGAGAGAGTTTTTCTTCCAGAGCATGGTCTTTTTGCCGAGCTACAGGATCAGATACCGATCGATTCCGTTTCGCCGTATCGATTTCTTCGCGACGTGCAGTGGGTTTCGCTGTACGGGGAGCGTGAGAGTTCGCTTCTTCCCGATGCATCCTTATTAAAGGATCTTGATATGATTATCGTAGATGTTCAGGATGTCGGTGCGCGGTACTATACATTTTTAACGAGCGTTTTTTATACGATGCAGGTCGCTCTCACTCTTGAGAATCCGCCTGCATTCTGTATCGTCGATCGTCCGAATCCGGCGGGCAGGGCCGTTGAAGGGACGCCTCTTCAGAGTCGCTATGCTTCTTTTGTGGGAGTGCCCGGCGTTCCGCATCGTCATGGGCTGACGGCGGCGGAGCTTCTTCTATATTACCGCGACCGGCATCCCGATCTGAAAAACGGACACCGTCTGAAATTTGCCGTCATACCTTATGATCACAGCATTCCGATCAAAGATGAAACCGGATGGTTAACGAAAGAGATAGACAGGCGCACAGCCATGCAGCCGCCCTGGACGATTCCTCCTTCGCCGAATATGCCTTCGCCTATCACGCCGCTCGTCTATGCAGGGCAATGTCTGCTTGAAGGAACGAATCTGAGCGAGGGGCGCGGAACGACGCGGCCCTTCGAGATCTTCGGCGCTCCGTATATCGACGAGAACTGGATGATGTCTCTTGCACAGAGAGATGAGATTCGCCAGGACGATCTGTCGTTACGTCCGTTGCGCTTTATTCCCACGTTTCACAAATTCGCAGGCTCGGTCTGCAACGGATGGCAGCTTCTTCCTCTCGGCCGCCGCTTTCATTCTCTGCTCTTCAGTCTGGCTCTGCTGCGCCTCATAAAAGAGCGGTTTGCCGATTTTGCCTGGCGAACCGAGACCTACGAATACAGAGACGACCTGCTTGCCATCGAGATGCTTGCAGGCGACGACCGGCTGCTTGAGTATCTGAACGGCCGGGGCAAGCGTTCTGAGCTGCAACAGTATCTGGAGGCCGAGGAGCTACGCTGGGTGGAGCAGGCGCAGCCTTATGTTCTTTACGCAGATATTCTGACGCCGACGGTGGAGCAGGGGTGA
- a CDS encoding Bor/Iss family lipoprotein — protein MNVQLRSLLILGAALFLTEGCRHAYVRYGELPPAVCVNYPESMDCARARKRQTELQNTPGERHIIKQNYYLFGYYPRNVVLDVRQYCPGGPRSIHRYTGMMDGFLEQLTFTIYSPQTVEIECAPQ, from the coding sequence ATGAACGTTCAGCTTCGATCATTATTGATTCTCGGCGCAGCACTATTTCTTACCGAAGGGTGCCGTCATGCCTATGTGCGGTATGGCGAGCTCCCGCCGGCAGTCTGTGTGAATTATCCGGAATCCATGGATTGCGCTCGCGCCAGAAAACGACAGACGGAGCTTCAGAATACGCCCGGGGAGCGCCATATCATCAAACAGAACTATTATCTCTTCGGATACTATCCGCGGAACGTCGTTCTCGACGTGCGGCAGTACTGCCCCGGCGGTCCGCGCTCCATTCATCGTTATACAGGCATGATGGACGGATTTCTCGAACAGCTAACGTTCACCATTTACTCCCCCCAAACGGTAGAAATTGAATGTGCACCACAATAA
- a CDS encoding LIC_10461 domain-containing protein, translating into MCTTITKASGANGWLHRLATVLFALSVIFSTAFCHSVVIVIGEEKPPASISDAPPEPLRKERQASTAMGIIGLAKEPEPIVCRQQKPEVRIVTNFTDNAIHFFIGPFYTTRTVEIYCR; encoded by the coding sequence ATGTGCACCACAATAACGAAAGCATCGGGCGCCAACGGCTGGCTACATCGACTCGCCACTGTGCTCTTTGCCCTGTCAGTCATTTTCAGCACGGCATTCTGTCATTCGGTCGTTATCGTTATCGGCGAAGAGAAACCGCCGGCGAGCATATCTGATGCTCCGCCCGAACCGCTGCGAAAAGAGCGGCAGGCAAGTACGGCTATGGGCATCATCGGTCTGGCTAAAGAACCGGAACCCATCGTGTGTCGCCAGCAAAAGCCCGAGGTCAGAATCGTCACAAATTTCACGGATAACGCGATTCACTTCTTCATCGGGCCCTTCTACACGACACGGACGGTGGAGATCTACTGTAGATAA
- a CDS encoding ACP S-malonyltransferase, with protein MLPALLEGARSGENRFYVQFGGQGNSFLKEMQILYERPELAGFFDVCFEAIEHCLNRPDVREEFDRFYPRGFPLKQWLEKTVRPHDDDLYLCTITFAGNQITQLGSYVAAVLGGYTPEAFYPHVSSGTGHSGGLQAAVFSALGLEGKDMLEAVYRFIVWYTIAGFHSQRAYGFPAVPADVMESIVAVEREAPRPMSVVTGPTTQELQEYVDLFNASGPYEAFPVRISLINTDRINVLTGHAADLARFRLHYLSLFEERKYSWNFVNVSIPFHRPDTMGPAIHDFFADVACRSFPYRGSDLKFPVHSFYDGKDLREMDRLGEFLADVMMSMPLYWDRSLRGLLEDPTITHVLDFGPGKVTTILTRTILEERGRSAELLSAVGRAGLRKILE; from the coding sequence ATGCTTCCCGCTCTTCTGGAAGGCGCCCGATCCGGCGAGAATCGCTTCTATGTTCAATTTGGAGGACAGGGTAATTCCTTCCTCAAAGAGATGCAGATTCTCTACGAAAGGCCTGAACTTGCTGGGTTCTTCGACGTTTGCTTTGAAGCGATCGAACATTGTTTGAATCGGCCCGATGTTCGCGAAGAGTTTGATCGGTTTTATCCGCGGGGCTTTCCACTCAAGCAATGGCTTGAAAAAACGGTAAGGCCTCACGATGACGATCTCTACCTTTGCACTATTACCTTCGCGGGCAACCAGATTACTCAACTTGGGTCGTATGTAGCGGCGGTTCTCGGCGGCTATACTCCTGAAGCATTTTATCCGCATGTGTCGTCGGGAACGGGACATAGCGGCGGCCTTCAGGCCGCGGTGTTCTCGGCCCTTGGCCTTGAAGGCAAGGATATGCTTGAAGCGGTGTATCGCTTCATCGTCTGGTATACGATTGCCGGTTTTCATTCGCAACGCGCCTATGGGTTCCCTGCCGTTCCCGCCGACGTAATGGAAAGCATCGTCGCCGTTGAAAGAGAAGCCCCTCGCCCTATGTCTGTTGTGACAGGCCCGACGACGCAAGAGTTGCAAGAATATGTCGACCTCTTTAATGCCTCGGGCCCTTACGAGGCCTTCCCGGTTCGCATTTCTCTGATCAATACCGATCGTATCAACGTTCTTACCGGGCATGCCGCCGATCTGGCTCGCTTCAGGCTGCATTATCTATCCCTTTTCGAGGAAAGGAAATACAGCTGGAATTTCGTGAATGTGTCGATTCCATTTCATCGACCCGACACGATGGGCCCTGCCATTCATGATTTCTTTGCCGACGTGGCCTGTCGCAGCTTCCCCTACAGAGGCAGCGACCTGAAATTTCCCGTCCATTCGTTCTATGACGGCAAAGACCTTCGTGAGATGGATCGGCTTGGCGAGTTTCTTGCCGACGTGATGATGTCGATGCCTCTTTACTGGGATCGTTCTCTGCGCGGACTGCTTGAAGATCCGACGATCACGCATGTTCTGGACTTCGGTCCCGGCAAGGTGACGACCATCCTGACGCGCACGATTCTCGAAGAACGCGGTCGTAGCGCCGAGCTGCTCTCAGCCGTCGGACGAGCCGGATTACGTAAGATTCTCGAATGA